The Hippocampus zosterae strain Florida chromosome 2, ASM2543408v3, whole genome shotgun sequence genome contains the following window.
ttttaaggagggctttgaagatgggcagcgaggaggcttgccgaatgttcagtggcaggtaattccagagagagggaaagggttagtaataataataacaaagggTATAAAATGTAGCTTTAAATTAGGTTTTCAAACTTTGGTTAGAATTTGAAAGCATGGTTTGAAACAAGGATTAgatttcaaattaaggttttaaactagtgtttgggtttcaaagtatgGTTTTAAACTAGTATAAggatttcaaatgagggttttaaACCAGCCTAAGTGTTTCAAAGTCGGGTTTTGAACtggggttaggatttcaaatttgAGTTTGTGTGTCAAAGCAGGTTTTTAAACtggggttaggatttcaaattagggctttaaacCAGGGGCGTGCAGAGGTTGAGGCCACTGCCATTCACCTGGtaggatcagaatcagaatcagaatcatgtttattggccaagtatgtagaacacacaaggaatttgtctccggtataacacgctgcattagtatcatcgtaaacaaggacatgacaaataggtatgcaaacACTAACAGTTTGgtcatacaaacacaacaatgaTCTTGTAGACGTGTACTCgtccctcctcccctcctccAACACTGTCATTTCTAAATTTCCACCAATGCaagtatgattaaaaaatatatccaacAGAGAAAAGTTAGAGAAAACTAAGGTAGGTGACactcttttatttttggtgCAGAAGATCAACACACAATAATATTAGGAAAATGTCACTGGGGagctactgtatttttcaaacatCCCTGCAGGTTAATCATATGGCCCTTGGGGCTACCTGCTGATCGTGAGCATCATGTTGACGATCCCTGACTTAAATTATTTGCAGACAGTGTACGGCTGGCTCTGACTCCACCCCCACCACAAAAGTATATATCAGGCTGGTTAAGTGGTACAGTATTGGTTTTTCTTGAGTCCGCATACAATTACAGAGAGGTGCAGAATCGGTCCTGGTTTCATGGCATCCCTATGAACAACTGCAATAAGTTAGACCTGAGGAAGTCAGtgttgctttttaaatgaaatattttggtAAACAGAATGCATTCATTCCTTTATTTATTGGAAAAGATGTAATGACTCGTAAGCCCGTTCGTGTGACTGGAATAGGTTTACATTTATTGACCACTTGGTGTCGCTGTAGATTTTCTGGACCTTTACGGCAACAGAAACGTAAGGACGTCGCCATCTCTGATTGGCTAACTCCAGCCGGGGTCAACCTACACTGCGCCTGCTCAGTCGGCCTTTTGAGGCAAGCTTCTGAAATCTGTCAGATCAGCGGACTGTCCTAACTCCTAAAACCTTCCTATACAGCACAACACCAATCGCATTTACTCCTCGCCAGATACTTAAATTTACTTTAAGGTGCctttagtttgtatttttttgttattcgaCGTGGGTGAGTACAGAAGCTGTAAAGAATGATGAGCAGCTCAAAGCGGAAAGAAGAAAATCATCTGCTGAACGGGGGTGTCAAACAGTCCACATGGAGCAAAGCGTTCAACAGCAATGCAGTTTGGGAGGAGAAGGTCAGTCAGCAGCGCTTTAAAAAACGTAACGAGTCGTATTGACTGCTTTTGTTTTGCGTAAAACACCTGTTTTTTTGTCCATTGCATCAAAGGCGGTTTATAGTGATTTTGCGGTGATGTTAAAATCGTTCATAATCGACTCAGATTAGCCAAATGAACagtttagaatttttttaatgcatatttAGTTTTGCAGTCTCAAAGTGATccgtcaaaatatttttgacatcTAAAAAATCATAATATATATCATCATTTTGACATCTGAATCTTTTTTTGAAGCCaaagacaaaaccaaaaaaaagtccagttcGTAATATAGAAATGGATTGTGATGGAGTGTGTAAATCTAGTACAATAAAGTAATATTTGAATATGCAACGAGATATAAACGGGCTGCTGTAAATATTGTGTTGCTGCAATGTGACAATTCATCTTTATTTATCGAGCGAGCacctttaaaacaataaaacggctaaaaacacagaaaacactcAAATAAGGGCAGTCTTCTGCTGTGTTGACAGATCAGGAATAGAAATTGGGTGTCAGGTGTTTTCTAAAAAATGGACATTGAGGGAGGCCTTTCCTTTTCTAATGTGCACCTGTACGTCATTGTAAAGTTTGGGAATAAGCAATAGAAAAGCTCAATCCCCTTTGAGTGTCCGCTTAGACTTGGGTCCCTCTATGTCTTAGGATGCATGATGCATCCGGCAGGAGTGTTGGGATGTAACAACTCAGAGACCTAAGGTGGGGCGAGACCTTTTTCAAATTTGCAAGCAAACAGCAGAATATTAAAATGAATTCTTATGCAGAGGGAGCCAATAGAGGAAGGACAGAATACGAGGTGTTTGCTCCCTCTTATGTGTTTCAGTTCATCGGCGAGCTGCAGCATTTCAAACCAACGAAGTATTATTAGCGAACGTCTACGACtttaggaaacaaaacatggtgATGTGTTGCAGGGATTTAACTGATAATGCACCATTAATTTTTCTTCTCTAAATCTTTGAAGGATGAGTTTTTAGATGTGATTTACTGGCTCCGGCAAATCATTGCAGTGATCCTTGGTGTCATCTGGGGAGTCGCCCCACTGAAAGGATTTCTGGGAATAGCCATGTAAGCATTGTTCAACCGTCTTTTCTTCATATTTCATCAGCTTGATGCTGCAGGCTAACTTTCTCATGATGTTTTTGCCTCATTAGATTTTGTGTCATCAACGCGGGCGTCCTGTATGTATACTTCAGCAGCTTTCAACAGATAGATGAGGAAGAATACGGTGGAACGTGGGAGCTCACCAAAGAAGGCTTCATGACATCTTTTGCTCTGTTTCTGGTTGGGGAATATTAAATGATGCATGCAtagaacacctgaaaaacatattttaggCTTGTAAAAATTGTGCTTTGTTTTATAAAAGaaggattatttatttagtgtgattaaaaaaaatatgtgtccGATAAAATGGGATTTAGGTGGTTAAAGTCCTACTGACAATACCTTACTTTCAGTATACTATACACCTATAACAAAATATATTCATGATCGAGAGATGAAAATTGTTGTTCTTGTGCGTATGAATCAACAGTTTAAGCTTGCCATTATTGGACTCGGCTCAATAATTAATATCTCCCATTGTTTGTGTTTCTCAGGTGGTGTGGATTATCTTTTACACAGCCCTACACTTTGACTGAAAGCTATTCCACCCAACAATGTATATGAACATTTGTGTCAAGAAGCAGGAACTCTGGCTGAAAGGGTGCTGATGTGGCCACAAACAGTGTGACTCCCCTGTGTGCACTACATAATGGACGTAATTGGTTGAAGATGGACATGATTTAATCAGTTTCTGTTGTCGCCGGGCTACATTTTACGGGTGACAAACCTTCGCATTTGTCATTCTTTCTCCCTTATGTATTAGTCACCATGTCTgacaaaactttttaaaaaattgtggcTCTGGTTCAATTTTGAATGAATCAAATCCTTGATAGGAAATGGAGTATAGATGCTATTCTTTTGACAGACTTGTCTGCTGGAGAACATGCATATTGGCATCTGTTAGTACAATATATTTGGTTCAACTCCCACGCTGGTCCCTCAGGTGCACATGACCGTCACTCGGGTAATGTTGATGCTATTTGTTGCTTTTAGGATAAATCACACCGGTCGAATGCATTGAAATTGATAccgttttttttgtactgtcaTACCAAGTGTGTCAGAAAACATCacaggactggtgtcacaaaagatatttCAAATTCATGTTGCATGACTACTGTCTTCATGGGCAGGAACTGTCAGCTGTTCAGGGCTTGTGAACAGTTGCGTTTTCCTACCACACCTTGAGCTGCTCCTTGTTCACTGAACCAAGTAAACGTCAAAGGATCCCTTCCCTTTCAAGATGGTTTTGAAATCTATCTTTCGTGACACCAGTACCGTATCTGTACCGACACACCTCGGATTATGCCGTTGCAATTTAATTGctagattgtatttttttgtcaattgtcTTGTCTATTTGAATTTCAATCAAAAATTTCAGTTGGACTGCAGTAAGTTGATGTTTACCATCTGCTTCAAGTGTGTATGGTTTTAATAGTGGCTGCATTTTAGTATTCCTTTACTCATTCTACCAGCCTCGATCCATCtgtctatacagtatattaatcaCAATCTGTCCATCCAGTGAGGAGGAAACTGTTCATTTTTGTAAGCTAAACTTGGCCTGTGCACACCAAGACAAACTGTTCGTATATCTCAGTGTGTCATTTATCAATGACTGGCAAGGGAGGGCATAGAAATAATTTAATGTAGCTTGCAGATCAATCTTACTTCTTGTTTTGAAATTTAAGGTATTTTGTAAATTCTGTTGAGCGAACCTGTCGTCAAACCCAAATCTATGTACTTGCGTTACCTCTCACAGGGTGTAACATTGCTCAGTATTTTATAGTTGAGAACTTTTGATCTCAGTTCTGACAAAGTTGTAATGAAACTGTTAGGGTgcgcgcatatatatatatatatatatatatatatatatatatatatatatatatatatatatatatatattattatatatacatgCAGATTGTGGTTGAACCAATCCTGTTTTCTGATCAAATCTTTTGGGAATGATTAAACATGGGCTTCATTTGGCCTCcattttcaatgattttgtccGTTTTATTTTTACCCATTGTTTACATAAATGACTGGGAACAAAAAGCATCGACTGTTCAGCGACTATTTTCATAACAGAAAAGGCACAATTGAGACTGCGGATGGAACTGAAATTTTCCAAAACTATTTTCGTTGCGGGAGGGggatggattttaaaaaggATGATACCTCATACTTTTCACAGAACTGTCTTGAAATGCTCCATTCTTTGAACAAATATTCTTTTTAATGGAACACCTGAAAACAGATTTTTGAGGGGTGGAATTTTATTGCTTTTCCCCATTTCAAAGACTTTGTGATTCATTATCGTACAAATAACATCAGTACTGTAGTTCCAGTTCTCTTGGGCAGTGAACGAATTAAAAGGAAGAGAAACAAAGTACGGGGAGGGACTTAATTGATTTCCGTGGTAATTATTGTTTGAAAAACTGAATGCCTCGAAACCAAACGATACGAAGACGctttaaaaaaagctttattgaacaagtcagaatacaattctcagcaaacagaaaGCTTGGCAGTGACGTCACCAAAGAACATTACGTTGTGACGTCGATTCCAAGATGGCGGGCCCGCGTTCCACGATGAAATTTTGGAAGCCGGGTACGTTAGTTAAGTGTGTTGATTGGCATCGCTATGAGTATGTTTGATTCCAAATTAACTCGCTTGTCAGCTTTACAAGCCACTCAGCCGTTGAGGGGTCTTATGCCTCAATCCGGAATGTATGCAGTATGTGCAGCTAATTCTGGGGGAGTcgcttttcaaattaaaatacgGGGTGCAAAGTACAGACTGCATGCATTGGTTTTGTCAATTCCTTTTTCGTTTCTTGGGTGTTCAGGGGCCGAGGCACCTGGGATCTCCGAGGAACGTGAATTAAACACCGAGACCAGCGGTTCCACCGTCGTCTTCAATCCTTTCATTTCGCTATCCATCGAAAAACAGAGACAGAAGCTCCCCGTTTTCAAGGTGGCCTTAAGACCTTACTACATGTCTTTATCTCGGTCTCAAGGCACAGCGAGCTGATCGTGGACCAACTGATTGTCTTTCCAGCACAGAAACAACATCTTGTACTTAATAGAAAGCTATCAGACTGTCATCATAGTTGGGGAAACTGGATGTGGGAAGACGACACAGATCCCCCAGGTTTGTGCAACATTTTTACAACACAGAAGTGATGCAAAACAATGCGTGAGTTTTGATTTATTATTCAATGAGTTTACATGCTGAGGGAGAAAAGGGAGGGAGTCATGAGGTGGGCTACACCATTTGATTTGACAGTTGCTCTGCAAGCTTGGAATATGAGTGACCGGACCTAGGAGTTTTTCGAGGTACGAGCCATCATTTggccaattattattatttgcttgTATGTGTGAGTGCACACTTAAAATACAAGCAACACATGATGAGGAAGCATTTCTCAGCCTAGCTTGTTTGCTTTCGAGGGGGAGGCTTGATTGGATTAATGGCAGTTCCCTTcagtggggaaagatgatttaagATGTAAATATTTTGAGTCGTGAACATGGTCACGGAACGAATTCAATGAATATGTCAAAACACCACTGTATACACGCTTCCTACTTTGTCAAGAAAAGGCTAGTTACTTTTTTCTATGGATGCCAACATGCCTTGATTGGAATCTTGGGGTCAGGTGGGGAAAAAGGGGacgggattttttatttttattctttactttgACGCTGGAATAGAATCAGTATCTTTACTTTGACCAGCCTCTTaaaaatatgtatgtatttatttaaaacggGTATCTCAACTTTTACTTCAGTACAGACTAGAATGTGAGCACTGTTCCAAACCAGCTGAGCGGTGATGTCCTCAATTGTGACTTGAACTCAACCTGACCTCTTCTTTGTGGTGTGGTCTGGGTTTGTGTTGTGTCAGCACTTCTGCAACATTGATGTCATTCTACTCTGCTCATTCTGCCACTATCTTTCTGAATTCATCTCCCCTCAGTACCTTCTGGAAGCTGGCTGGGCGGCCGAGGGGAGGGTTATTGGAGTGACACAGCCTCGACGTGTGGCTGCTATCTCTGTAAGAGCTCTGCAGATGTCCCAAAGTTTGCCTTTTCTTTCTCAGAGTCCTTTCAACTCAAGAAAAATCAGTTCAACACTCAAGGACGCGGCCGCTTCAAGCACTTTTCCTTGTCGTTAGGTGGCTAGCCGCGTTGCAGAAGAGAGAGCCGCCCGGTTAGGACATGAGGTGGGCTACACCATTCGATTTGACGACTGCTCTGACCCCCAAGCCACAAGGATCAAGGTATTCACAAACACATGGCAAAGTGTTTTTATGCAGGGGTGCCTTGAAATACGAGAGACTCAATACTAACATTAAATAGCATCTACGTTGCAGTGCGATTAGCCTCAAAGCAATggcttgaacacaaacggtgcagtaGCACATATAGACAGACAATACAACAGTActcagtcatatattctttttcctctacaaataagaaaatatattactggccttgctgatgagctgagggGAGTTGACGTCTTAATTAACAGTATATGTGTCTGTctcttatactgcccccaggtggccaatgtATGCACACCaggaggagcagcacaatggccaGTCATTTGATAAAATGTGTTAAATAGaatgcaaaataacatttttaattatgtcattaccATGTGTTTTTACAAAGTAATGTGTCATATTATGGAGCGATGCTTTCCCTTATTAAAAGGGacaatttttcttgtttttggggGTAAGGCTAGAatgaattaatggcatttcaattcattccaATGGGGATAGATGATTtgatatttgattgttttgaccAATTAAACTTACCTATTCTCAAGGCACAACTGTAGAGTGCACACATAACATAATAACACAACATTGATTTCTTCCTATGCCTGTGGGCTTCAGTTCCTGACAGATGGAATATTAGTCCGGGAGATGATGGCCGATCCGCTGCTTAAAAAATACAGGTAGTGCCATGAAACCGCAAAGTTGACCTGCTTTAGTGGCTCCTCGTAGCTGTAATGTTTTCTGCTTTGGTGTCTGTCTTTCGCAGTGTCCTGATGCTGGATGAAGCACACGAGAGAACCCTGTACACAGACATAGCCATCGGCTTGCTAAAGAAGGTACCACAAGTTCAAAATtataagtcaggggtgtcaaactggtTTTCATTGCTAGTATGTTTCATGTGGGAAGCCTATTGCCGCTgcctttgatttttaaaaatttgatgaCTGGTATCTAAATTTTGTGGCAAGCAGTCCGGGGGCTTTCCTCTTATTTCACTTTCATGAGCcttgtgaatttttttcttgatcagATCCAGAAGAAACGTCGAGACCTGCGGCTGATTGTGGCATCTGCCACTCTAGATGCCAAGGTAACTGCGTCATTAAGATGACGTGAGAGGCTGgaatagtgaaaaaaaagtcattgcctGGTCAGACTTAATTGTACTGACAATGTAGTGTTCACTCAATGTCAGCTGAAATGTCAATGTTGTCTACATATGCAAGTTACTCAGTCGGATTGGGATGTACGCTACAGATACAGAGCTgtgcctcgggggggggggggggggggggtagactgAATGGTGTGTTCACTTCCCAGCTCCCCTCTGCCAATGTGCCCTTGATAGTGAATCGATGATTTGCAAGCAGTATTGTCACAGGGCCAAGGTTCTGGCTCGGTACTACAGAAAAGAAattgggtgtatgtgtgtgtatagacaTGTAtatccagctcctctctgagcccttggtatttctcgagtttctcgtgttccttcttcctgatgtttccatcacttgggaccgctacatctactacaacggctttcctctgccctttatctatgatcacgatatctggttggttcgccattaccatcttgtcagtctggatctgaaagtcccacaggatcttcgctcgtcATTCTCCCTTTATatctacacaaaaaaaagaaatgtgtgtgtgtgtgtgtgtatgtgtatatatatatccatccatccattttccgaaccgcttaatcctcactagggtcgcggggggtgctggagcctatcccagccgtcttcgggcagtaggcgggggacaccctggatcagttgccagctgatcgcagggcacacagaaacgaacaaccattcatgcccacattcacacctagggacaatttagagcagtggtcaccaacatggtgcccgcgggcaccaggtagcccgtgaagaccacttgagtagcccgccagtgcctggacattgtgatttgctagtagaaattatgatttaaaaatgcaaacattggcagtactgtgagacatttcgaaacacgatcaaagtctgacaatttaaatcatcaagtattaaaaataacacatcctcatattattgaaggtattttggacaaatatgttatttcagacgtgtatcaatttggtagcccttcacacaatccgtacacatgaagttgctctcaccctcaaaaatgttggtgacacctgatttagagcatccaatcagcctgccatccatgtttttggaatgtgggaggaaaccggagcacccggagaaaacccacgcaggcccggggagaacatgcaaactccacacagggaggccggagctggaatcgaacccggtacctctgcactgtgaagccgaagcgctaaccactggactaccgggccgccttgtgtgtgtgtgtgtgtgtgtgtgtgtgtgtgtgtatatatatatatatatatatatatatatatatatatatatataaaattttggTTAAAGTATCAATTATCTTGATACTAAAACACCAGGAAGACCGGTGGAACCAAATATGTCAAAAAAGGaacttcaaattcaaaattttaGGCAGCggaagagattaaaaaaaaatagatacaaatgaatgaaagatttgATTGCAATTAAATCAAATTGCATTGTACCTTAGGTGTTGAACATGACAATAATTATTGCAGTAGACATTTTTAGCTTTGTTTAAATTATCAACATTAAGTCTCCCAAAGCTACACAAGTGAAAACCAGCAcacatttctgtttgtttttccgtCTTATTTATTGTTTGGATATTTAATAAttactaaaaaagaaaaaaaacagtgttcaTCAGCGGATAG
Protein-coding sequences here:
- the rab5if gene encoding uncharacterized protein RAB5IF — its product is MMSSSKRKEENHLLNGGVKQSTWSKAFNSNAVWEEKDEFLDVIYWLRQIIAVILGVIWGVAPLKGFLGIAIFCVINAGVLYVYFSSFQQIDEEEYGGTWELTKEGFMTSFALFLVVWIIFYTALHFD